The Bosea sp. AS-1 region TGCTGCCGGCGCAGAGAGAGCCCGGTTCCTGGAGCGAAATCCGGCGGGTTTCTGGATCAGTGCGATGATGGCCGGCATCTATGTCGGCTTCGGCATCCTGCTGATCTTCAGCCTTGGGTCCGTGCTGGATCCTAGCGTGCGGCCACTGGCCATGGGCGCTTCCTTCGGTCTTGCGCTGATCCTCGTCGTCTTCGCGGGCGCCGATCTCTACACCGGCCTGACGATGAGCATGACCCTGGCGTTGCTGGAACGGCGCGTGACCGTATCGGGGCTGTGTCGGGTCTGGGCGACGAGCTGGGCCGGAAACCTCGCCGGTTCCCTTTTGCTGGCCGCTCTGTTCGTGGCGGGAGGCGGCGGCCTGATCACGACGGCATCCAGCGAATTCGTCTACAAGGCTGCGGCCGCAAAGATGAACCTCGACGCGTTCCAGCTGGTCTGCCGGGCCATGCTGTGCAACTGGCTGGTTTGCCTGGCATTGTGGATGGCGGCACGCATCACCAACGAAGCCGCGAAAATGATCGCGATCGCGTGGTGCCTCTTCGCCTTCATTGCGTCGGGCTACGAGCACTCCGTTGCGAACATGACATTGTTCGGCGTCGCGCTGCTCTCACCGCACCCCGAGAGCGTTTCCTGGGGCGGCATGCTCTGGAACCTGGTCTGGGTGACCCTGGGCAATACCATATCCGCCGTCGTGTTCATGGCCGCCGCCTATTGGGCTGCCTCGAAGCCCGATGCTTCCGCCGTCGCGATGCCGCGTGCCGAGCCCGCCGAGTGATAGGGGAGGGACCGGCGATGAGCTCGGATTTCTCGGCCGATCAGAAGCGCTATCTCGAAGGCTTCGTCAGTGGCATGCAGTCGGCCCGCACGGCGCGGGGTTTGAGCCCACTTGGCGGAGCGCCGGGGAGCGCCTCGGCCAAGCTGAGCGGCCCCGACAAGGAGCATGCCGAAGCACAGGCCCGGACGGTCGGCGCTGGCGGCAAGCTCGTGGACCAGGAGAAGTGGAAGGCCGCCGAGCATCCCTTCGATGCCTATGCCCGCTTCAAGGATCAGGCGCGGGCGGGCATCTATCCGAAGCCAGAGGACAACTTCCGCTGGCGCTTTCACGGCCTGTTCTATGTCGCGCCGGCGCAGGACAGCTACATGTGCCGGCTGCGCATTCCCAACGGCATCCTCAAGGCCTGGCAGTTCGCGGGCGCCGCCGACCTCGCCGAGCGCTTCGCGGGTGGTTACAGCCATGTCACCACCCGCGCCAATCTCCAGATCCGGGAGATCAAGGCCGAGAACGCCCCGCTGCTGCTCGAGGGTCTCGCCGATCTCGGTCTCACGGCCAAGGGATCGGGCGCCGACAACATCCGTAACGTCACGGGCTCCGCGACGGCTGGCATTGACCCGCTCGAGCTCATCGATACGCGCCCGCATGCCCGCGCCTGGCATCATCATATCCTGAACGACCGTTCGCTTTACGGGCTGCCACGCAAGTTCAACGTCGCCTTCGACGGCGCCGGCTCCGTCGCGACGCTGGAGGACACCAACGATATCGGCTTCCAGGCGGTCGAGGTCGGGGAGGGCGCGGTATTCGAAGGCGAGCCGGTCGAGCCCGGCATT contains the following coding sequences:
- a CDS encoding formate/nitrite transporter family protein codes for the protein MLGDTVSKLAAAGAERARFLERNPAGFWISAMMAGIYVGFGILLIFSLGSVLDPSVRPLAMGASFGLALILVVFAGADLYTGLTMSMTLALLERRVTVSGLCRVWATSWAGNLAGSLLLAALFVAGGGGLITTASSEFVYKAAAAKMNLDAFQLVCRAMLCNWLVCLALWMAARITNEAAKMIAIAWCLFAFIASGYEHSVANMTLFGVALLSPHPESVSWGGMLWNLVWVTLGNTISAVVFMAAAYWAASKPDASAVAMPRAEPAE